TCTGCATGGCGCTCATCAGCAACATGGTAAGACCTAATCCGGAGATAACAAGCAGGAGCGTAGAACCCATGCTTTTCGCCTGGAGCACATCGTCGATGATGACCTTCGTGAGATACGGCGGCACCAGTTCGACCAACGTCGTCCCTACCAACATACAAGCCGCTAGGGCCAGTTGGAGTTTGTACGGCTTCGCGTATCGCAGCATACGTCCGGCTACCTTGCCGTTGTTCAAGCATTGCTGGCACACCTGCGTGCCTTCGGCGAGCGGATTGCCGCAAGTCGGGCAATACCGCGGGAAGTCGCGCTCCGAGGCGACCGGCAGCTCCTCCTTCTTCGCCAGCGCTCCTATCAGCTTTGCGGCGAACGTGAAGACCGGGCTCAACGCGGCCGTATAGCGGGCAATCACGACCGGTCCGCCCTCCGTGTCGGCGAGCAGCGCGCCGCCGCCGATTCCGCCGACGGCTCTCGCGTCTTTCAGTTCCGCGGTCGACAATCGCAACGCCGCCGGACCTTCCTCCGGCCAGATCGCGATGTCGCTGCGGGTAACGGCGATCCACTGCAAGCCGAATCGTCCGTCTGGCAGAAGATCCGTCTTGGCGCTGAACAGCAGTTCGCCTGTAAGCTGCTTCCGAAGATGATCCGGAAGTCGATCCCGGGTCGGCATTGGCATCCCCCAATTGTGTTAACCGTTTCTATCATTTCATAAATTGGTATTTTGTTCCACGTCATAGAAAGTATAGCGCTTACTTTCGGACGTGACAACCTATCGTTTTGTATTCACATACCTATGATTCCCTTTGCGGCATCGCTTGCTCCTTTCCAACGAGATCGCTGACGGTTCAGCCATTGCTCGCCCAAATTGGGAACGTCATGTTCCCTAACAGCCGGGAGCATGGGCATTCCCCAAGTGCGGTCAGCCATTCAACGCCTGGGCGAGACGCCGTAAGGCGGATTGGCTGTGCCGGTAAAACGTCGTGCGGCTCATGTGGAAATCGTCGGCCAGTTGGTTTTTATTCCGAGCCTTCGTAAGGTAACTTTCCCGCAATATCCGCTGATCCAGCGGCGACAAGGGATGCGTGGGACGCTCTTCCGTCAGCAGCGCCAGCACCTTCCCGCGCAGCTCGTCCTTCGTCCGGTAACGTCCACCATCCCCGACGTACGGATCCAGCGCGTCGCCTTCGTCGTATAGCCGTTGCAGGATGAGCTTTGCGTCCTGTTCGGCCAGGCGCATCCGTTCGCCCGTCCCGCCGGCCGGCCGCTCCTCCCCGTTGCCGCCGTCCGCCCCCGTATGCCGAATGACCGTCTTCATCCAAGCGTCGAATCGAACGTGCCGGAAGTCGATCTCCCACTTCGTCATGCCGCCGACTTGTCCCAAATCGTGGAACCCGAACACCGACAGCAGACCGTTCAGCTGCGGGTCGGCCGACACCATCCTGCCTCTCCAGCCGCCGGTCATCATGATGAACCACTCCAGCATCAAGACGCCGCCGATTTCCTCCGGCTGGTAGACCGAGCGGCTGGAGTCGACGGCGGCAAGCGCCACGAGCATCGTATCCGCCGCCTCGGGAGGAAGCTGACGAAGCGATTCCGCTTCTTCCCCGAGCAATACCGGAAATTCGGGCGTGTACCGTTCGAGCAGCGGCATCGTCCGCGCATGCAGCAGGATGCCGGCGCTGAAGGCGATCGGGCGGCCCTCCGCGTTCCGTACGACGCAGATCCCCTCAGGGGAATGCGCCGCGATCTCTTCGAGCAGCGCCGCATACTGTCCCGCGAGCGCCAGCTCCGATTGCCAATTGTTCTCCTCCACGGACGCGGCCAGCAGCCGCTGCAGCTCCGGCAAGTCGGCCGGCTCGAACGGGCGCCGCTCCCCGATGTCCACGTTGGACGTAAAGACGGCGTAGGCGTTGGTCGAGGGCAGAAACTCTCGGTACAGCTCCAAGACGTGACCCGCGATCCGCATCTGCGACTTCTTGTCGGCTTCGGGGAACCGCTCCTCCAGCAGCGCGAACGCCTTCCGGCGCAGCCGTCGGAACGCCTCCGGGAACGCGGCGGCGTAATCCTCGCGCAGCAGGCGGGCGACCAGCGGATGCAGCGCCCATCCTTGCGGCGTCCCGAGGACGAACGACAGCCGTCCCAGCGCATGCACGTCGGCGACGTCGAGGGGAGCGTCCAGCATTCGATTCAGCGTCTGCGGGTCGGACGGCGGCAGCAGCGACATCGCGGTCAAGACGCGGTGCAGCGACGGCGAGGTCGCTTCCCGCAGCAATTCGGCCGTGACGATCGAAGGGATCCCGCGAGGCGCGGCTTCGCCGTTCGAACGCATCCACTCGACGGTAAGCGCGAGCAGGAGCGGATGCCCCTCCGACTTCCGCGCGATCTCCTCCTGTACGTCCGCCGCGAGGCCGCTATGCCGCAAGTACGCCTGCACCTCCCGCCGCGTGAACGGCTGCAGCGGAAAGGAGCGAACGCGGGGCCCCCAATGCGGATTCGTTCGCCAGGTCAAGGGCAGACCGTTCCGAGACGCCGCCGCGAGCAGCACCTGAGCGGATGCCAGCTTCGGCAGGAAGCTGGACAGCAGCCAGCCCTCGAGACGATCGATCCGCTCGCCGTTATCCAGCAGCAGCACGGTCCGCTGCCGCGACAATTCGGCGACGACGAAGGTTAACAGCGGCATGTCCGCCGGACGCGTACGACCGTACTCGCTCTCCAGCGTCGTCTCCAGACCGGTCAGGAACGCGCCGGACGTGGACGTCTCGCCCGACCCGTCCAGCCACAACGTCATCGCCGATGCCCGACCGGCGCCGCGCGCCATCTCCATCAGCAGCGTCGTCTTGCCGATCCCCCCGATGCCCGAGATCGAAAAGACCGTCGTCTCGGCGGCCGGATCCGTCATCCATTCCTCGAATCTCGCTATCTCTTCGACGAAGCCGATCACAGGTACTCGATTCATCCCGCACTCAACTTTCTTCGGACAAAGTATGAAATATGAAACAAAAACGAAACATTCCAGAACCTACTATTATTTTATACTATGAAAAGGTCTGAATACATTTCATCTTGCACGCAACGAAGGAGCAATGCATCTATGAAACGCATTTCCTTATTCGTAGTCTGGACGATCGTCCTGGCGCTCGCGATTCCGCCGGGATGGCACATGCCGTCGGCCCGCGCCGCCGAGCCGCCGGTTCCGCCCGTCGTCGACGGGTGGGTGCAGGTGTCCACCGCCGCCCAGCTGATGTACCTGAACGAAAATCAAACGGAGTACGTCGCGGGAAACATCCGGCTGACGAACGATATCGCGCTGCCGGAAGGCTTCGAGTGGAGACCGTTCGGCGGCAACGGCGTCCCGGCTTTCAGCGGCGTCTTCGACGGCGGGGGACACCGCGTTACCGGCGTCTCGATCGTAGACGACGCCGGAGACGACGGCGACGATTACGCGTACGCCGGATTTTTCGGCGATACTCGCGGTACCGTTAACAACCTCGGTGTGTCGGTCGACATCTTCGCCGGCGAATACGCAGGCGGGTTGGCCGGAGTGCAGAGCGGCGGCCTCATCGACCGCTCCTATTCG
The nucleotide sequence above comes from Paenibacillus antri. Encoded proteins:
- a CDS encoding bacterio-opsin activator, whose amino-acid sequence is MNRVPVIGFVEEIARFEEWMTDPAAETTVFSISGIGGIGKTTLLMEMARGAGRASAMTLWLDGSGETSTSGAFLTGLETTLESEYGRTRPADMPLLTFVVAELSRQRTVLLLDNGERIDRLEGWLLSSFLPKLASAQVLLAAASRNGLPLTWRTNPHWGPRVRSFPLQPFTRREVQAYLRHSGLAADVQEEIARKSEGHPLLLALTVEWMRSNGEAAPRGIPSIVTAELLREATSPSLHRVLTAMSLLPPSDPQTLNRMLDAPLDVADVHALGRLSFVLGTPQGWALHPLVARLLREDYAAAFPEAFRRLRRKAFALLEERFPEADKKSQMRIAGHVLELYREFLPSTNAYAVFTSNVDIGERRPFEPADLPELQRLLAASVEENNWQSELALAGQYAALLEEIAAHSPEGICVVRNAEGRPIAFSAGILLHARTMPLLERYTPEFPVLLGEEAESLRQLPPEAADTMLVALAAVDSSRSVYQPEEIGGVLMLEWFIMMTGGWRGRMVSADPQLNGLLSVFGFHDLGQVGGMTKWEIDFRHVRFDAWMKTVIRHTGADGGNGEERPAGGTGERMRLAEQDAKLILQRLYDEGDALDPYVGDGGRYRTKDELRGKVLALLTEERPTHPLSPLDQRILRESYLTKARNKNQLADDFHMSRTTFYRHSQSALRRLAQALNG